The Deltaproteobacteria bacterium genome contains a region encoding:
- a CDS encoding VOC family protein, with the protein MPLLDHVGVKVTDLDRSIRFYSDLFGFEMVDRRMLGRSNVEAAAMQVGGSIIFLLHEASYQARSPEEHGGVDHFCLTFTDPEFREILERIEAMGVRLEGGVVPRTGATGRSDSQYILDPDGNQIEVKTGL; encoded by the coding sequence ATGCCGCTACTCGACCACGTCGGGGTCAAGGTCACCGACCTCGACCGCTCCATCCGGTTCTACAGCGATCTTTTCGGCTTCGAGATGGTGGACCGCCGCATGCTCGGCAGGAGCAACGTAGAGGCCGCCGCCATGCAGGTGGGCGGAAGCATCATCTTCCTGCTGCACGAGGCATCGTACCAGGCCCGCAGCCCCGAGGAGCACGGCGGCGTGGACCATTTCTGCCTGACCTTCACCGATCCGGAGTTCCGGGAAATTCTGGAGCGCATCGAGGCCATGGGCGTGAGGTTGGAAGGCGGCGTGGTGCCACGGACGGGCGCGACCGGGCGAAGCGACTCGCAGTACATCCTCGATCCCGACGGCAACCAGATCGAGGTCAAGACGGGACTTTAA
- a CDS encoding CaiB/BaiF CoA-transferase family protein: MSAALQGTMALDLSGHVAGPFCGSLLGDLGCDVIKVELPDGGDTHRGRNPLYEGYGPSFRALNRNKRSLTLDLRKPQGKEILLKLLERADVLLENFRPETRSKLGLDYERLSKLNPRLIHCSITGYGQEGPYRDKPGFDTIGQALSGMLSLMTDFDQPKVVGVSVTDHSTGIFACYGILAALLARHHTDRGQFVDASLLRISMAFIESHMADYLNGGEAITRENFPRGRIYCFIPSDKKPLVIHLSGHQKAWEGLVSAVGRRDLLDDPRFATRNDRWHHHYDIVPILQAEFEKQPRDHWLKALDAVNVPNAPIYKIDEVLDDPQVKEMGLPQEIRHPKMGSSNLIGNAIRLSDTPMRFHRPAPLLGENTDEILRELGYDDEALAELREGGVT; encoded by the coding sequence ATGAGTGCGGCATTGCAGGGGACCATGGCGCTCGATTTGAGCGGGCACGTGGCCGGGCCGTTCTGCGGCAGTTTGCTGGGGGACCTCGGGTGCGACGTCATCAAGGTGGAGCTGCCCGACGGAGGCGATACGCACCGGGGACGGAATCCGCTGTACGAGGGCTATGGTCCGAGCTTCCGGGCGCTCAACCGCAACAAGAGAAGCCTCACTCTGGACTTGCGGAAACCCCAGGGGAAGGAAATCCTGCTCAAGCTGCTGGAAAGGGCGGACGTCCTGCTGGAGAACTTCCGGCCGGAGACGCGCTCGAAGCTGGGGCTTGACTACGAGCGGCTCTCGAAGCTGAATCCCCGGCTGATCCATTGCTCCATCACCGGCTACGGGCAGGAGGGGCCCTACCGCGACAAGCCGGGCTTCGACACTATCGGCCAGGCATTGAGCGGCATGCTGAGCCTCATGACCGACTTCGACCAGCCCAAGGTGGTGGGGGTCTCGGTCACCGATCACTCCACCGGGATTTTCGCGTGCTACGGTATTCTCGCGGCGCTGCTGGCGCGCCACCACACCGACCGCGGCCAGTTCGTGGACGCGTCGCTCCTGCGCATCAGCATGGCGTTCATCGAGTCGCACATGGCCGACTACCTGAACGGCGGCGAGGCCATCACACGGGAAAACTTCCCGCGCGGACGCATCTACTGCTTCATCCCCAGCGACAAGAAGCCGCTGGTGATCCACTTGTCGGGGCACCAGAAGGCTTGGGAGGGGCTGGTGAGCGCGGTGGGCCGCCGTGACCTGCTGGACGACCCCCGCTTCGCTACCCGCAACGACCGCTGGCACCACCACTACGACATCGTCCCGATCCTGCAGGCGGAATTCGAGAAACAGCCGCGGGACCACTGGCTCAAGGCCCTGGACGCGGTGAACGTGCCCAACGCCCCCATCTACAAGATCGACGAAGTGCTGGACGACCCGCAGGTGAAGGAGATGGGGCTGCCGCAGGAGATCCGCCATCCGAAGATGGGGTCGAGCAACCTCATCGGCAACGCCATCCGGCTGTCCGACACTCCCATGCGTTTTCACCGGCCGGCGCCGCTGCTGGGTGAGAATACGGACGAGATCCTGCGGGAGCTCGGATACGATGACGAAGCCTTGGCGGAGTTGCGCGAGGGCGGAGTGACTTGA
- a CDS encoding tripartite tricarboxylate transporter substrate-binding protein yields MTRTRATAIVTVLAAITLLAAAAPAADYYAGKTITVLVSSSPGGGTDTTARLVSRYLPKFIPGNPDTIVRNMPGGGGTVANNYFTRRAKADGLTMSQDSSSALSTYVRGGKRVKYNPREYNYIGSIMRGGSILMVRKDARKRLGDPKAKPVVVGDSDGIRTWVAMTVWGAKYLDWNTRWIFGYAGTGEMVLALRQGEIEMWGTGNAKLIRDLQKDGVVDTLVLLTDKRRKDFPDVPTFAEVLGDRKPSGASWQAYKVWTGPSDVDKFLHAPKGTPDNVMNILHTAWAEMVKDPGFQAQATNFFGEAWRTRDGAATTKLVMEATDAPKEVKDFLFNIRKEHGLPTGKKKK; encoded by the coding sequence ATGACACGCACTCGCGCCACGGCCATCGTCACGGTGCTCGCCGCCATCACACTGCTGGCGGCCGCCGCCCCGGCGGCGGACTACTACGCAGGGAAGACCATCACCGTCCTGGTGTCGTCCAGCCCCGGCGGCGGCACGGACACCACGGCCAGGCTGGTTTCCCGCTACCTGCCCAAGTTCATCCCCGGCAATCCGGATACCATCGTACGCAACATGCCCGGCGGCGGCGGCACGGTGGCCAACAACTACTTCACGCGCCGCGCCAAGGCGGACGGACTGACCATGTCGCAGGACTCGTCGTCGGCGCTGAGCACCTACGTCCGCGGCGGTAAGCGGGTCAAGTACAACCCGCGGGAGTACAACTATATCGGCTCCATCATGCGCGGCGGCAGCATCCTCATGGTGCGCAAGGACGCGCGCAAGCGCCTCGGCGACCCCAAGGCCAAGCCTGTGGTGGTGGGCGATTCGGACGGCATCCGCACGTGGGTGGCCATGACCGTGTGGGGCGCCAAGTACCTGGACTGGAACACCCGGTGGATCTTCGGCTACGCCGGCACCGGCGAGATGGTGCTGGCCCTGCGCCAGGGCGAGATCGAGATGTGGGGCACCGGCAACGCCAAGCTCATCCGGGACCTTCAGAAGGACGGCGTGGTCGACACCCTCGTGCTGCTCACGGACAAGCGCCGCAAGGACTTCCCCGACGTCCCCACCTTCGCCGAGGTGCTCGGAGACAGGAAACCGTCCGGTGCATCCTGGCAGGCCTACAAGGTGTGGACCGGACCCTCGGACGTGGACAAGTTCCTGCACGCCCCCAAGGGGACACCGGACAACGTCATGAACATCCTGCACACCGCCTGGGCCGAGATGGTGAAGGACCCGGGGTTCCAGGCGCAGGCCACCAATTTCTTCGGCGAAGCCTGGCGGACCCGCGACGGTGCGGCCACCACAAAGCTGGTCATGGAGGCCACCGACGCCCCGAAGGAAGTCAAGGACTTCCTCTTCAACATCCGCAAGGAGCACGGCCTGCCCACGGGCAAGAAGAAAAAGTAA
- a CDS encoding iron-containing redox enzyme family protein → MASTGSLRERLEAAVLERHCANHPLTEKWAAGKLSRNAMMGWAIEQYHWISNIYRGELYKAANTPLEVQRLLLGNYLEESDPERPHLDIILRFCTANGGDAEAAKRGRGLPTTEAWVSWFNRVCKDESFICSVAATNVGTESQSPMLYSKVLPALRDVYRFDEAAIEHFWLHADVDTEHGGRGFEILERYCTTPELQEMAVHYARESAKMRWFFFDGIYIHYEMGYALR, encoded by the coding sequence ATGGCAAGCACCGGTTCCCTTAGAGAGAGGCTCGAAGCCGCTGTGCTGGAGCGGCACTGCGCGAACCATCCGCTGACCGAGAAGTGGGCCGCGGGCAAGCTCAGTCGCAACGCCATGATGGGTTGGGCCATCGAGCAGTACCACTGGATCAGCAACATCTACCGCGGCGAGCTGTACAAGGCCGCCAACACACCCCTGGAGGTGCAACGGCTGCTGCTGGGCAACTACCTGGAGGAGAGCGACCCGGAACGGCCGCACCTGGACATCATCCTGCGTTTCTGCACCGCCAACGGCGGAGACGCCGAAGCCGCCAAACGCGGCCGTGGCCTGCCCACCACCGAGGCCTGGGTGAGCTGGTTCAACCGCGTGTGCAAGGACGAGTCCTTCATCTGCAGCGTGGCCGCCACCAACGTCGGCACCGAGTCCCAGTCGCCGATGCTGTACAGCAAGGTGCTGCCCGCCCTGCGCGACGTCTATCGCTTCGACGAAGCGGCCATCGAGCACTTCTGGCTCCACGCCGACGTCGACACCGAGCACGGCGGCCGCGGCTTCGAGATCCTCGAACGGTATTGCACCACGCCCGAACTCCAGGAAATGGCCGTCCATTACGCCCGGGAGAGCGCGAAGATGCGCTGGTTCTTCTTCGACGGCATCTACATCCACTACGAGATGGGCTACGCGCTGCGCTGA
- a CDS encoding cupin domain-containing protein has translation MTTATQDLTELDEFLAERWLSGLWKLDRQERTPDPKTKVVPHLWKWDDVYQSLLQARDRIGIEKGRTERRTIRLVNPGMRHIEMTSHTMLLACQMIQPGEVAPAHRHSMAALRFIVQGEGAYTVVNGEKLMMAEGDLILTPQGTWHDHGHEGSAPMVWLDGLDVPLIQSLQVISYEPYAEEKQATHASAQEASHFGMTRPVRTGKQAAPAPLHYRWEDTYRSLRALAQTAGDPYDGVALDYVNPLTGGSTLPTLACRAQMLRPGERTRAHRHNSTGIYHAFRGSGATVINGETLEWDKGDSFIVPLWSWHEHLNRSAGEEAILFCMHDAPVLEAFGLHRQESMETSGVGM, from the coding sequence ATGACCACCGCGACACAGGACCTGACGGAACTGGACGAGTTCCTCGCCGAGCGCTGGCTCTCGGGCTTGTGGAAGCTCGACCGCCAGGAGCGTACCCCCGACCCCAAGACCAAGGTGGTGCCGCACCTGTGGAAGTGGGACGACGTCTACCAGAGCCTGCTGCAGGCGCGCGACCGCATCGGCATCGAGAAGGGGCGCACCGAGCGCCGCACCATCCGGCTCGTGAACCCGGGCATGCGGCACATCGAAATGACCAGCCACACGATGCTGCTGGCCTGCCAGATGATCCAGCCGGGCGAGGTGGCGCCGGCGCACCGTCACAGCATGGCGGCCCTCCGCTTCATCGTGCAGGGCGAGGGCGCCTACACCGTGGTCAACGGCGAGAAGCTCATGATGGCCGAGGGAGACCTCATCCTCACGCCCCAGGGCACCTGGCACGACCACGGCCACGAGGGCAGCGCGCCCATGGTGTGGCTCGACGGCCTCGACGTGCCGCTCATCCAGTCGCTCCAGGTGATCTCCTACGAGCCCTATGCCGAGGAGAAGCAGGCCACCCACGCGAGCGCACAGGAGGCCTCCCACTTCGGCATGACCCGCCCGGTGCGGACCGGCAAACAGGCGGCGCCCGCGCCGCTCCACTACCGCTGGGAGGACACCTACCGCTCCCTGCGGGCGCTGGCGCAGACCGCGGGCGACCCTTATGACGGCGTGGCCCTCGACTACGTGAACCCGCTCACCGGCGGCAGCACCCTGCCGACGCTGGCGTGCCGCGCACAGATGCTGCGCCCGGGAGAACGCACCCGCGCGCACCGCCACAACAGCACCGGCATCTACCACGCGTTCCGCGGCAGCGGCGCCACCGTCATCAACGGCGAGACGCTGGAATGGGACAAGGGCGACAGCTTCATCGTGCCGCTGTGGAGCTGGCACGAGCACCTGAACCGTTCCGCCGGCGAGGAAGCGATCCTGTTCTGCATGCACGACGCCCCGGTGCTGGAAGCCTTCGGGCTTCACCGCCAGGAGAGCATGGAAACGTCGGGCGTGGGGATGTAG
- a CDS encoding thioesterase family protein, translating into MEGLEGEWVIETTREMAAAHIADEGLLVYSTPAMVGHMERACVETVRPYLDDDEVSLGVRVEISHIAGTGMGETVRTSAKLIGVEGRRLSFTVEAHNEREKIGEGRHQRVVVKRERLPSKK; encoded by the coding sequence GTGGAAGGACTCGAAGGCGAGTGGGTGATCGAAACGACGCGGGAGATGGCGGCGGCGCACATCGCCGACGAAGGTCTCCTGGTCTATTCGACGCCGGCCATGGTCGGCCACATGGAGCGCGCGTGCGTGGAAACGGTACGCCCGTACCTGGACGACGACGAGGTGTCGCTGGGAGTGCGGGTGGAGATCTCCCACATCGCCGGGACGGGCATGGGCGAGACCGTCCGCACGAGTGCGAAGCTCATCGGGGTGGAAGGGCGCCGCCTGAGCTTCACGGTGGAGGCGCACAACGAGCGCGAGAAGATCGGCGAGGGCCGCCACCAGCGCGTGGTGGTGAAACGCGAGCGGCTGCCGTCGAAGAAGTGA
- a CDS encoding TauD/TfdA family dioxygenase, whose product MSLTTRPLSPALGVEVLGLDVSEPFDDKVRDDILDAFYENIALLFRGQSLTVEQQNRFTTTFGDIGKRTIGPRLRKSADDIYTTPVMVVSNIRENGKPLAGSSANGDREMGFHQDTAFHEIPDHVTILYGIEVSSHGGHTLLTNQYAAYENIPADLKTKLEGCTVLQVYDYQRHTVDADIDLSGARYYVQPIFITHPVTGRRALYVNRMMSVRIEGMERAESDAILSDLFDIAEDPSFRYEHVWEVGDLLMWDNFCSIHARTFYPDEERRLLRRTTVAGKDRLHA is encoded by the coding sequence ATGAGCCTGACCACAAGGCCGCTCTCACCGGCCCTGGGCGTTGAGGTGCTGGGACTGGACGTGAGCGAACCGTTCGACGACAAAGTCCGCGACGACATCCTCGACGCGTTCTACGAAAACATCGCCCTGCTCTTCCGCGGCCAGAGCCTCACGGTGGAGCAGCAGAACCGCTTCACCACCACCTTCGGCGACATCGGCAAGCGCACCATCGGACCGCGCCTGCGGAAGTCGGCGGACGACATCTACACCACGCCGGTGATGGTGGTGAGCAACATCAGGGAGAACGGGAAGCCCCTGGCGGGCTCCTCGGCCAACGGCGACCGGGAGATGGGCTTTCACCAGGACACCGCCTTCCACGAGATCCCCGACCACGTCACCATCCTCTACGGCATCGAGGTGTCCAGCCACGGCGGCCACACCCTGTTGACGAACCAGTACGCCGCCTACGAGAACATCCCGGCGGACCTCAAGACGAAGCTGGAGGGATGCACGGTGCTGCAGGTCTACGACTACCAGCGGCACACGGTGGACGCCGACATCGATCTGAGCGGCGCCCGTTACTACGTGCAGCCCATCTTCATCACCCACCCGGTGACGGGCCGCAGGGCGCTCTACGTGAACCGCATGATGTCGGTGCGCATCGAGGGAATGGAGCGGGCGGAGAGCGACGCCATCCTGAGCGACCTGTTCGACATCGCCGAGGACCCAAGCTTCCGGTACGAGCACGTCTGGGAGGTGGGCGACCTCTTGATGTGGGACAACTTCTGCTCCATCCACGCGCGTACGTTCTACCCGGACGAGGAGCGCCGGCTGTTGCGGCGCACCACCGTGGCCGGCAAGGACCGGCTGCACGCGTGA
- a CDS encoding tripartite tricarboxylate transporter permease, translating into MLEAAFDGLLGILTWHSLGMMALGVLIGSLVGFLPGIGGPTTLAIMLPFVMTMKDPYPVIALLVGMDAVGNTASAFPSILISVPGSSGSQATILDGYPLAKQGQAARALSASFTASLLGGFVGALVLVASLPVLRPLVLTFGSPEFFVLTLWGLTMVAVLSGNAPVKGIIAGIIGVLVATVGMDAKSGIPRFDFDYDYLWDGISLIIVALGLFGIPEIIDLASRKTSIAESEELGSGFFQGIKDVFRHWWLMVRSSAIGAWVGFLPGLGSSVADWFAYAHAVQTEKDTGSFGKGDIRGVIAPEASNNAKEGGGYIPTLAFGIPGSTSTALILTAFVAVGIKPGPDMLTTQLDLTFAVIWTLVIGNVIAVVLCGVLARPMARACFMPFHSIVPLVAVFVFIGAFSANFSLNDLHALLAFSLLGFMMRRHGWPRPPLLLGVVLGTKMETYLWLSYTRYGLEWLLRPAVIVLLILVAASLCYPIWKDRRAARQRARESNEGVPEP; encoded by the coding sequence ATGCTCGAAGCCGCGTTTGACGGCCTGCTCGGTATCCTGACTTGGCACTCCCTGGGCATGATGGCCCTGGGAGTGCTGATCGGGAGCTTGGTGGGGTTCCTGCCGGGCATCGGCGGCCCCACCACCCTGGCCATCATGCTCCCCTTCGTGATGACCATGAAGGACCCCTATCCGGTCATCGCGCTGCTGGTGGGCATGGACGCGGTGGGCAACACCGCCAGCGCCTTCCCCTCCATACTCATCTCGGTCCCCGGAAGCTCGGGGTCCCAGGCCACTATCCTGGACGGCTACCCCCTGGCCAAGCAGGGGCAGGCCGCGCGGGCTCTGAGCGCGTCCTTCACCGCCTCGCTGCTGGGCGGGTTCGTGGGCGCCCTGGTGCTGGTGGCCTCGCTGCCGGTGCTGCGCCCGCTGGTGCTGACCTTCGGCTCGCCGGAGTTCTTCGTCCTGACCCTGTGGGGCCTCACCATGGTGGCGGTGCTGAGCGGCAACGCCCCGGTCAAGGGCATCATCGCCGGCATCATCGGCGTCCTCGTGGCCACCGTGGGCATGGACGCGAAATCCGGCATCCCCCGCTTCGACTTCGACTACGACTACCTCTGGGACGGCATCAGCCTCATCATCGTCGCCCTGGGCCTGTTCGGCATCCCGGAAATCATCGACCTGGCGAGCCGCAAGACCAGCATCGCCGAGAGCGAAGAGCTGGGCAGCGGCTTCTTCCAGGGCATCAAGGACGTGTTCCGGCACTGGTGGCTGATGGTGCGGTCTTCGGCCATCGGCGCGTGGGTGGGCTTCCTGCCGGGCTTGGGCAGTTCCGTGGCCGACTGGTTCGCCTACGCCCACGCCGTGCAGACCGAGAAGGACACCGGGAGCTTCGGCAAGGGCGACATCCGCGGGGTCATCGCGCCGGAGGCCTCCAACAACGCCAAGGAGGGAGGCGGCTACATCCCCACCCTCGCTTTCGGCATCCCGGGCAGCACCTCCACCGCGCTGATCCTCACCGCGTTCGTAGCCGTGGGCATCAAGCCCGGGCCGGACATGCTGACCACCCAACTCGACCTCACCTTCGCGGTCATCTGGACGCTGGTCATCGGCAACGTCATCGCCGTGGTGCTGTGCGGCGTCCTCGCCAGGCCCATGGCGCGGGCCTGCTTCATGCCGTTCCACAGCATCGTGCCGCTGGTGGCCGTGTTCGTCTTCATCGGCGCCTTCTCCGCCAACTTCAGCCTCAACGACCTGCACGCCCTGCTGGCGTTCTCGCTGCTGGGCTTCATGATGCGCCGGCACGGCTGGCCGCGCCCGCCGCTGCTCCTGGGGGTGGTGCTGGGCACCAAGATGGAAACGTATCTGTGGCTGTCCTACACGCGGTACGGACTCGAGTGGCTGCTGCGGCCGGCGGTGATCGTGCTGCTGATCCTGGTGGCCGCGTCGCTCTGCTACCCGATCTGGAAAGACCGGCGCGCCGCGCGACAGCGGGCTCGCGAGTCGAACGAGGGGGTGCCGGAGCCATGA
- a CDS encoding TauD/TfdA family dioxygenase, with translation MNLTVKPVSPAIGAEIEGMDLREPLTEADREAILDAFHEHVLLLFRGQDLTEDQQTAFATTFGELGKRTVGARFVKSPKDAYANPIMMVTNRSDDGPTGNTASFGDGEMWFHHDTCFYPVPNIVTMLYGMEVTSEGGLTRVANMYRAYDNIPRELRDRLEGRTVFQVYDYNRYRIDPNVDLTGARSDSQPIFVRHPVTGKKALYVNRTMTARIEGMDLAESDAILDQLFDISEDDRIVYDHRWRVGDLLMWDNRCSIHARTDFPAEEARILRRCTVAGKEPVHA, from the coding sequence ATGAATCTGACCGTCAAACCCGTCTCCCCCGCCATCGGCGCGGAGATCGAGGGCATGGACCTGCGCGAGCCGCTCACCGAGGCGGACCGCGAAGCGATCCTGGACGCGTTTCACGAGCACGTCCTGCTGCTGTTCCGCGGACAGGACCTTACCGAGGACCAGCAGACGGCGTTCGCCACCACCTTCGGCGAGCTCGGCAAGCGCACCGTGGGAGCGCGTTTCGTCAAGTCCCCGAAGGACGCTTACGCAAACCCGATCATGATGGTCACCAACCGCAGCGACGACGGACCTACGGGCAACACCGCTTCCTTCGGCGACGGCGAGATGTGGTTCCACCACGACACCTGCTTCTACCCGGTGCCCAACATCGTCACCATGCTGTACGGCATGGAGGTCACCTCCGAGGGCGGGCTTACGCGCGTCGCCAACATGTACCGCGCCTACGACAACATCCCGCGCGAACTGCGTGACCGGCTGGAGGGACGCACCGTCTTCCAGGTGTACGACTACAACCGCTACCGCATCGACCCCAACGTGGACCTGACCGGCGCCCGCAGCGACTCGCAGCCCATCTTCGTGCGCCATCCGGTCACCGGCAAGAAGGCGCTGTACGTGAACCGCACCATGACCGCCCGAATCGAAGGCATGGATCTGGCCGAGAGCGACGCCATCCTCGACCAGCTTTTCGACATCTCCGAGGACGACCGCATCGTCTACGACCACCGGTGGCGCGTGGGCGACCTGCTGATGTGGGACAACCGCTGCTCCATCCACGCGCGCACCGACTTCCCCGCCGAGGAGGCGCGCATCCTGCGGCGCTGCACGGTGGCGGGGAAGGAACCGGTGCACGCGTGA
- a CDS encoding SDR family oxidoreductase, whose protein sequence is MQWLENEVAVVTGSGSGIGKAVVARFVEEGAKVVAFDMSGERLAALKDEIGDSVAVVSGDVRSLEDNRRAVAAAVSEFGKLTVFVGNAGIHDAKRPLAELSDEELEQGYEEVLGVNVKGYFMGAKAAIPELMKTRGNMVFTLSTSSYYVSGGTLYVASKHAALGLVRQLANELAPTVRVNGVAPSGTATGLRAAPSLAPGAGGDDVFGAPRPPAGLANNLLEVAVVPEDHAAAYVLLASSQSRIMTGEVIHTDAGRGVTSVINLRQG, encoded by the coding sequence ATGCAATGGCTCGAGAACGAGGTGGCGGTCGTGACCGGGTCCGGGTCGGGGATCGGCAAGGCGGTGGTGGCGCGTTTCGTGGAGGAGGGCGCCAAGGTGGTGGCCTTCGACATGTCCGGGGAACGGCTGGCGGCGCTGAAGGACGAGATAGGCGACAGTGTGGCCGTGGTGTCCGGCGACGTGCGGAGCCTGGAGGACAACCGGCGGGCGGTGGCCGCGGCGGTGTCGGAGTTCGGCAAGCTCACCGTTTTCGTCGGCAACGCCGGCATCCACGACGCCAAGCGGCCGCTGGCGGAGCTTTCGGACGAAGAGCTGGAGCAGGGCTACGAGGAAGTCCTCGGGGTCAACGTCAAGGGCTACTTCATGGGCGCCAAGGCCGCCATCCCCGAGCTGATGAAGACCCGCGGCAACATGGTGTTCACGCTTTCCACGTCGTCCTACTACGTGAGCGGCGGGACCTTGTACGTCGCCTCCAAGCACGCGGCGCTGGGCCTCGTACGGCAGTTGGCCAACGAGCTGGCGCCCACGGTGCGGGTCAACGGTGTGGCGCCCTCCGGCACCGCCACCGGCCTGCGCGCGGCGCCGTCCCTGGCCCCGGGAGCCGGAGGCGACGACGTCTTCGGCGCGCCCCGGCCGCCGGCGGGGCTCGCCAATAACCTCCTCGAGGTCGCCGTGGTGCCGGAGGACCACGCCGCCGCCTACGTGCTGCTGGCTTCGTCCCAGTCCCGCATCATGACCGGCGAGGTGATCCACACCGACGCCGGCCGCGGGGTCACGTCGGTGATCAACCTCAGGCAGGGCTGA
- a CDS encoding tripartite tricarboxylate transporter TctB family protein — protein sequence MNRDRRMLYESVLFTVLIGLLLLWTLRVADSWDELRASIIVFVLGSAGVVLAAVQVIKDLWPRRGGEEAGGIHFDAPALQSSGRWGNLEIWGWILGFYAAIRIIGFPTAVPLFVFGYAKTYGAGWLLASLLAAAAWAFIYGVFEHILHVPWPEPFLAELFFSPA from the coding sequence ATGAACCGCGACCGGCGGATGCTCTACGAGAGCGTCCTCTTCACCGTGCTCATCGGGCTGCTGCTGCTGTGGACGCTGCGCGTGGCCGACAGTTGGGACGAGCTGCGCGCCTCCATCATCGTCTTCGTGCTCGGCAGCGCCGGCGTTGTCCTGGCCGCGGTCCAGGTCATCAAGGACCTGTGGCCGCGCCGCGGCGGCGAGGAGGCCGGGGGCATTCACTTCGACGCCCCCGCCCTGCAATCCTCGGGCCGCTGGGGCAACCTCGAGATCTGGGGCTGGATCCTGGGCTTCTACGCCGCCATCCGGATCATCGGCTTCCCCACCGCCGTGCCGCTGTTCGTCTTTGGCTACGCCAAGACCTACGGCGCGGGCTGGCTCCTGGCCTCCCTCCTGGCGGCGGCGGCCTGGGCCTTCATCTACGGCGTCTTCGAGCACATCCTCCACGTGCCCTGGCCGGAACCGTTTCTGGCGGAACTGTTCTTCAGCCCTGCCTGA
- a CDS encoding amidohydrolase family protein — protein sequence MADNGTLEGCEVIISSDSHVMEPSEALVERAPASYKDQVPRFPQLKVGESFQTQPGGSDPNKRITEMETDGVSAEVLFPTYLLPHFAMDDAKLQEVSFRAYNDWVMDYCSVAPNRLVGVAAISMYDTDHAVKELERAAKAGLKGSLIWQAPHADLPFHSDHY from the coding sequence ATGGCAGACAACGGAACACTCGAGGGCTGCGAAGTCATTATTTCCTCGGACTCCCACGTCATGGAGCCGTCCGAGGCTCTGGTGGAAAGAGCGCCGGCTTCGTACAAGGACCAGGTGCCGCGCTTTCCCCAGTTGAAGGTAGGAGAGAGCTTCCAGACGCAGCCGGGGGGATCGGATCCGAACAAGCGCATCACCGAGATGGAGACCGACGGCGTGAGCGCCGAGGTTCTCTTCCCGACCTATCTGCTGCCGCACTTCGCCATGGACGACGCCAAGCTGCAGGAGGTGTCGTTCCGCGCCTACAACGACTGGGTCATGGATTACTGCTCGGTGGCGCCCAACCGGCTGGTGGGCGTGGCCGCCATCTCCATGTACGACACCGACCACGCGGTGAAGGAGCTTGAACGCGCGGCCAAGGCGGGCCTCAAGGGATCGCTCATCTGGCAGGCGCCGCACGCGGACCTGCCGTTCCACTCGGACCACTACG